In Victivallis sp. Marseille-Q1083, the genomic stretch CCGAGAATGATGCCGCCCGGCCGGGGAGAGCGCGGTCAACGGCGCGGCGGTCCCGGCGGCGACGGTATGAACTTCGGTCCCGGCATGATGCCGCCGGGAGGCAACATGGAATTCGGCGGCCGGGGAGAACGCGGTCAACGGCGCGGCGGTCCCGGCGGCGCCGGCATGAGAGGGGGCCCCGGTATGGGGTTCGGTCCCGGCGGGATGGGCATGGGCGGCAGTCCGCAACAACAGGTTGAAAATGAATTGAAGGAGCAATATCCGGAGGAATTTGCCGAAATTGAGGAATTGCGCCAGGAAGCGAACCGCAAATTACAGGACCTGGCGGAAAAGGCCGGCGTGAAATTGCCGGTTTCCCCGCAGGACCGGATGCAGCAGATCATGGCGCTGCGGGAGCAATATCCGGAGGAATTTGCCGAAATCGAGGAATTGCGCCGGAGCAATCCGCGGGCGGCGATGGAAAAAATGACGGAATTGGCGTCCAAGGAAGGAATCGATTTGTCGTTTGGCCGCAATCGCGGCAGTGCCGGCAATTCCAGCCGGGAAGGGACGACGCCCCGCAATAATCAAGCGGCGCAGTTGCGCCGGAAGCTGCTGGAACAGTATCCGGACAAGATGGCCGAGATCGACGCATTGCGCAAAACCGATGCGGCGGCGGCCCGCAAGCAATTGCAGGAGTTGATCAAGCAGTACGAAGAAGACAATCAGTGAACACATCATTGCTCTGCCGCGCCCGAAACCGGGCGCGGCAGAGAATCCCGAATGTTTTTCGATCGGAAGATAAAGAATTATGAGATTTACAACCAACCGTGAATACAATATCCTGATTTTTGACGCGACGACGCTCAAGGGATGTCATTTTCGCCGCCGCGGCAGTCAGTGGAAAGTGGATCGTTACGGCTGTGTTGCGATTGATTCGAACAATCCGGCCACCGCCTGGAAGTCATTGCTGAAAACGCTGGGCGGCGGGGCGGAGTGCATGTTGATTGTCGGAGGCGCCCTGGAAGGCGGTACTTTCTTTCAATGTACGACGCTGGAGCTGCCGCTGAAATCATTGAAAGATGCCCTGGAATTTGAACTGCCGCAATACCTGCTGCAGGTACCGGAGGATTGTCGGCTGCAGTTCACCGTGCAGTCGGCGGCGGACGGCAATTGCCGGGTGAATGTCTATGCGTTTCCAGCGGCCGCTTTGCATCAGCTCGCCGCAGTATTGACCCAGAGTCACTGCCGGGCGGACGAATTCATCTACCCGCTGCTGGCATTGGACGAAGAGTCGGAAGCGGAAGCGGTTTTTCTGCCGGAAGTCGAACCGGATTATTATTTTCAGCGGGGAACCTGGCACCGCAAAAGCGAGCAGAAGATGGTTGACTACCGGAACCGAAAACATTTCATACTGCCGGACGATGGTGTTTTTGAGCTGCAGTGTTACCGCAGTTGCCTGTTTCTGGCCGAGCTGGTTTTGGGGGAACGGTTCAAAAGTCAGCAGGCCGGAATCCGGAGCTTGCCGAAATCGTTGCGGCCGCGCCGTTATCGGGCGCAGTTGCGCTTGACGGCGCTGTTGGTGATTTTGTTGTTCGGCAATTTCCTCTGGGGCAAATGGCAGAATTATGCGAAATGGCGGAGCGAGTATCGCCAGTTGACATCCGAAACGGCCGGCCTGGTCCAGAAAACTGACGTTCTGCAAAGCCGGCTGCGCGGTATGGATAAGGAACTGAAAGAGTTGACCAGAGTGGTCGATTTGAAAGCCGGCGAACTGGAAGTGGTGGATAAACTGGCGGCGTTGAGTACGGTGCTGCCGTCGGATATGATGGTCTCCGGTTTGCGCTGGAGTGAAAAAAGTCTTGAGCTGCAATTGCAGACGGAAGCGGAAAATCCCGATTTGGCGGCGATCCTGCGTCCGTTGACCTTCTGGCGCATCGAACAATTGCAGCAGCGGCGCATCAACGATTCGGTCATTGCGGTGACGCTGAGCCTGGCACCGGTGGAGGCGGTCAAACCATGAGAAAAGGGAATATGAAAATGTTTGCCGCCACTGATCGCGGCAAGCTGGCGCTGGCCGGAGGTGCCCTGCTGGTCAGTTGGCTGTTTCTGCTGTGGTATTTCAGCGGCGACTTGGCCAAATTGTTTCCCGGCTCGGCCGGGTTGACGACCGCCAGGGAGGGGCGGCAGAAGGCGCAGGAGGCGTTTACCGTGCAGCAGACCAGAATGCGGGAAGCGGAGGCGCTGAAAAGACGCTATCTGCAGCAGTTGGAAACCTACTGGCAGACGGACCGGGACGGGGCGGTGGAGACCGTGATGCGCCAACTGGTCGGCACTGCGGCGCAACAGCAGGATTTGAAATTGAACAGTCTCGGAACGGTGCGGACTTCCCGGATCAACGCCGAACTGTATTATGCCGAATTGGATATTGCCGTGGTGGATTCGCTGGAAAAAATCGTCGGATTCCTGAAGGCATTGGAACAGACGGAGCCGCGGCTGGCCTGGCGGCGGCTGGACTTGCGGCTGGCCGGGCCGGGCGACACTGCGACGATGAATTTCAACGGTTCGCTTCGGGTGATCGGTTTCGACGGCAAGTTGCCGGAGAGCAAACGAAATGAAACAACCGGAGCGAAGCAATGAAAGTCGGTTTGATTATATTGAATCTTTTTCTGGTCTGTTATCTGTTGTGGAGCGTCGCGTCCAATGTCCGGCCGGCGGCGCCGGCGGTCGAATATCAGCTGGTCAAACCGGACCCCGGCCGGAAGAGCGCCGCAAGCGCCAGGGGAACAAGCGGCAATCCGGATGCCTGGCGGGTGGATGCCGATAATATTGTCGGCAACAATATTTTCGATCCGGCGCGTTGTCCGAACGCGACCTTTGCCCGCGGCCGCGACAGCCGGGTCGAAATGACGCTGGTCGGCACCTTTCAAATCGCTTCCTGCGTCGGTGCCGTGATCCTGCAGAAAAATGCCGAACGCAGCCGCGAGGGCTTCCCGTTCGGCGGTATGGGATTGATGGGTGGTCCGCCGGGAGGCGGGATGCCGGGTGGAATGCCTGGCGGCGGGATGCCGGGGATGCCCCCGGGAGGAATGCCGCCCGGCGGTCCGGGAATGATGGGCGGGGCGGCGGCCGGAAATCCTTCCCGCGGCAACAACGGCAGCCGGAGCCGCAATCGCGGCAACTTTCGCTCCCGCTTCGGAACTGCCCAGAATAACGGCCAGCCGGGCGGGGAAAGTGAAACGACCGCGCAGGTCTACAAACAGTATGTCCGGCTTGGCGAAACGATGGATAACGGCTATACGTTGTCGGAAGTGGAGCGCGACCGGGTGGTCCTGACCCGCGGCAGTGAGAAATTGGAACTGGAATTGGTGGAAGCGTCAAAAGGAGTTCAGCCGGCGACGGCGTCTTCCGGCGCCAGCAGCAACGCCAATCCGGTGCAGCAGTTGGAGCGGATGCAGCGGTTTCAGATGATGTCGCAATTTCGCATGATGCAGATGATGGAACGTTCGATGCGCAATCAAGGCGGCGGCAACCAGACCGGCAATCGCGGCGGCAATCAGGGGAATGCCGGCGTCCCCGGCGGCCCTCCTGGCGGCGGCAGACGATAACGGGAAGAAAACGATTTAATTCATTCGGAAAAGATATGTCATGAAAAAGCAAAGCAATCGTAAGAGACATTGGTTAAACCACGGCGGCAAAATGATCGGAATCGGTACGGCCGGGATGTTGCTGTGTTCCTGCAGCTGGTTCAATCAGGAGCCGGAATCGACTGTGCCGACCGGTGAAAATCGTTTTGATTTCCTGCGTCATGAGGAGAATATCTCGGCGCCTGCCGAGCGGGAGACGATGGAGCAGGAGTTGGTCAAGGCGAAGTTGGATGAAGGTGACGAGCTGAGTGATGAACGGTTCAAATTGCTGACCGGTGCGGCGAAAACCGAAAATACACCGGCGCGAGGCGATGACAGCGAGCGGTTTTATGAAGATTTTATCCTGACGAATGCCGATGAAGAACTGCCGGTGTCACTGGTCTTTAACAGCGCGCCGCTGTTGGACGTGCTGCCGGCCTTCGCCGATGTGCTTGGCTTCAATTTTCTGGCCGACAGTGATTTAAAAAATGTCGTGACGTTGAACCTCAATTCGACGATGACCCGGCGGGAGTTGTGGGATACGTTCGACAAGATGCTCTATCTGTCCGGCGCCGGGGTTATGGTCGATGTCGATGGTTTGCTGCGGGTGATGCCGCTGTCCAAGCTGGCGATGCAGCCGGATGCCAGAATGGCGCACAACGGCAATGGCGAAGTTTATTATTATGCGTTGAAAAATACGACCGCCAAGGATGTTCTGAATCAATTGAAACCCTTCCTCGGCCGGGACAGTGTCGTCGTTGAACTGACACAGCCGAATGCCATCTTGCTGAGCGACGACCGCAATAATATGCCGAAGATCAAACAATTGCTGGAAATCATCGACCAGAGCCGCCGCGGCAACTGGCCGCGCGCCATCATCAAATGTCGCAATGTGTTGCCGAGCAAGCTGACCGAAGAGTTGCAGAGTGTATTGCCGGTATTGGGCTTCAGCGTCGTTCGCACCACCGATACGACGAACGGCAATGTTGACGATACCAGCGGCGCGATTTTGCTGGCCGGCATCGACCGGCTGCAGATTGTCGTTGCCTCGGCGGCGACCGAGGAAGCGATTCGGGAAATCCGGGATTGGGTCGAGATTCTCGACAGTTCCGATTCCATCGATCAGGAACGTATTTTCGTTTATAAGGTGGCGCACAACAAGGCGACACAGTTGACCGAGGCCTTGTCGGTGATCTTCGATACCCAGGGGTCGACGCTGACGGTCGATACCAGCGGCGACGACCGGACTTCGCAGGTGAATTCCAATTACAACAGTCGATCCGGCAGTTCTTCCGATACCGATACCAACCTCAAAACCGACCGTAACTCCAACGTATTCGATACGCCGGTCAAAGTGTTTGCCGACGGGGTGCTCAACCGGTTGGTGGTCCGGACGACGCCGCGGGCATACGCTTCGGTCAAAGCGTTGCTCGACCGGCTGGATGTCGTACCGGCTCAGGTGTTGCTTCAGGTGCTGGTGGTGGAGGTGACGCTGAACAAATCGACCGAATTCGGCCTGGAATTTTCTTACGCCGACGATGGGGGCAACGCCGGCACTTTGCTGGGAACCAATTACTCCAGCCTTAACCCGTATGGCGACACTCCGGATGATGGTTTTCGTTTTCTGATCAATGACCCGGACGATCCTGAAAAGAAGTTCGGTTATATTAAAGCGTTGGCCGGCAACAATGCCTTGAAAGTGATTTCCAGTCCGCAACTGGTGGTTTCCAGCCACACCGAAGCGCAGATTTCGGTTGGCAGCCAGGTGCCGGTCATCTCGTCGGCAATCACCAATACCTCGTCGGAAGGCTCGCTGATCCAGAATTACAATTATCAGGATACCGGTATCATCCTGACCATCACGCCGGAAATCACCAGTACGGATCTGATTGCTCTTGAAGTCGTGCAGACGTTGTCGACCGCGATGACCAACACCATCAGCAAATCGATTGATTCGCCGATCATTCAGGAGCGGACTTTGCAAACCTCGATGACGATCGCCAACGGACGGACAATGATTCTCGGCGGTTTGATCCAGGAACAGAAGAGCGATGATTTGGAAACGATTCCGATCATCGGTGATATTCCGATCCTGAACCGGTTGTTCGGCAACACCAGCAGTTCGACGGAGCGGACGGAAATTCTGGTGATGATCACCGGATATGTCGTCGATGAAAAGAGCCCGGTCGAAGATATGATCAAGCGCTACAATGACGCGATCAAAGCGTTGAACGAGTTTGAAAATACGATGGGCGACCGCCTGGAAGCCGCCACGATCAAGGATCCCGTGCAATGAGTGTTTCGGATTACAGAGAAGCGAACCGGGCGTTGCAGACGTTGCTGCGGGCCGAGTTTCCCGACTATCCCGAGGCGCCGGACCACCCGGCGGCCCGGGCGGCCGACCGGCAGTTGCTGGACAGCGGCAGCTTGACGGAACGGCAGTTGCTGGAGTTCTATGCCGCCGCTTATGAACTGGATTTGCCGGAGGAAGAGGAGTTGGCCCAGCCGGCAATTTATCCGGGCATGCCGCTGGAATACTGCAACGCCAACTGCTGTCTGCCTTATGAATGGGATGACGAGACGCTCACTTTTCTGATTGCCGATCCGTATGATCTGGAGCAATTGAGCTATCTGGTGAAGCATACCTGGAACCGGCGGTGTGCGTTTCGGCTGGTGCGGCGCACTTTCCTGGAGCGGATGCTGAGTAAACTGCAGAGCCAGGAGCAGAATGAAGCGGAAACCGCCGGCGATGTCGAGGATGAAACTACTTTGCGTACGATGGCCGGGGAAGCGCGGATCGTCCGGTTGGTGAACGATATTTTCACCCGGGCCATCGAGTTGGAGGCCAGCGACATCCATATCGAACCCGGTGAAGAGATGGTAACGGTCCGCTGCCGGGTGGATGGCGTATTGACAGAGATTCTCAGTTGTCCCTTGAACCAGTTTCCGGCGATCGCCTCCCGCATCAAATTGCTCGGCGGGCTCAACATTGCCGAGAGCCGTCTGCCGCAGGACGGCCGGACCAACATACAGCTCGGCCGCGAGGAGTTGGATCTGCGGATCAGTACGATTCCGATTCTGACCGGGGAGAGCATCGTCCTGCGTTTGTTGAATCAGGAAGCGCTTTCGTTCGACTTGAAGACGCTCGGCATGTCGTCGGAGTTGCTGGAACAATTTCACCGGCTCATCCAAATTCCGCACGGGATGATTCTGGTGGTCGGACCGACCGGTTCGGGGAAAACCACGACGTTGTACAGCGTGATCAGCCAATTGAACGATCAGCGCAAAAAGATCATCACCATCGAAGACCCGGTGGAATACCGGATGCCGGGGCTTTGCCAGATGCAGGTCAACCCGAAAATCGGCGTCAGCTTCGCCGCCGGCTTGCGCCATATCGTCCGCCAGGACCCGGATATCATCCTGGTCGGTGAAATCCGCGACCGGGAAACGGCGGATATTGCCATCAATGCGGCTTTGACCGGCCACCTGGTGTTGAGCACGTTGCATACCAATGACGCGGTCGGGGCGGTGACCCGGCTGCTGGATATGGGGATGGAAAATTTTCTGGTGTCGTCGGCGTTGTTCGGCGTTTTGTCGCAACGGTTGGTCCGCAAACTTTGCCCGGTCTGCCACGGCAGCGGCTTCGATGCCGCCTATACCGGCAACCGCTGCAAGCG encodes the following:
- a CDS encoding secretin N-terminal domain-containing protein; this encodes MIGIGTAGMLLCSCSWFNQEPESTVPTGENRFDFLRHEENISAPAERETMEQELVKAKLDEGDELSDERFKLLTGAAKTENTPARGDDSERFYEDFILTNADEELPVSLVFNSAPLLDVLPAFADVLGFNFLADSDLKNVVTLNLNSTMTRRELWDTFDKMLYLSGAGVMVDVDGLLRVMPLSKLAMQPDARMAHNGNGEVYYYALKNTTAKDVLNQLKPFLGRDSVVVELTQPNAILLSDDRNNMPKIKQLLEIIDQSRRGNWPRAIIKCRNVLPSKLTEELQSVLPVLGFSVVRTTDTTNGNVDDTSGAILLAGIDRLQIVVASAATEEAIREIRDWVEILDSSDSIDQERIFVYKVAHNKATQLTEALSVIFDTQGSTLTVDTSGDDRTSQVNSNYNSRSGSSSDTDTNLKTDRNSNVFDTPVKVFADGVLNRLVVRTTPRAYASVKALLDRLDVVPAQVLLQVLVVEVTLNKSTEFGLEFSYADDGGNAGTLLGTNYSSLNPYGDTPDDGFRFLINDPDDPEKKFGYIKALAGNNALKVISSPQLVVSSHTEAQISVGSQVPVISSAITNTSSEGSLIQNYNYQDTGIILTITPEITSTDLIALEVVQTLSTAMTNTISKSIDSPIIQERTLQTSMTIANGRTMILGGLIQEQKSDDLETIPIIGDIPILNRLFGNTSSSTERTEILVMITGYVVDEKSPVEDMIKRYNDAIKALNEFENTMGDRLEAATIKDPVQ
- a CDS encoding GspE/PulE family protein; translated protein: MSVSDYREANRALQTLLRAEFPDYPEAPDHPAARAADRQLLDSGSLTERQLLEFYAAAYELDLPEEEELAQPAIYPGMPLEYCNANCCLPYEWDDETLTFLIADPYDLEQLSYLVKHTWNRRCAFRLVRRTFLERMLSKLQSQEQNEAETAGDVEDETTLRTMAGEARIVRLVNDIFTRAIELEASDIHIEPGEEMVTVRCRVDGVLTEILSCPLNQFPAIASRIKLLGGLNIAESRLPQDGRTNIQLGREELDLRISTIPILTGESIVLRLLNQEALSFDLKTLGMSSELLEQFHRLIQIPHGMILVVGPTGSGKTTTLYSVISQLNDQRKKIITIEDPVEYRMPGLCQMQVNPKIGVSFAAGLRHIVRQDPDIILVGEIRDRETADIAINAALTGHLVLSTLHTNDAVGAVTRLLDMGMENFLVSSALFGVLSQRLVRKLCPVCHGSGFDAAYTGNRCKRCNGTGYKGRSGIYELLVMNDALREAVNGNRSSSELEAIAIQNGMRTLQQDGMAKVAAGITTATEVNRSTAEL